The Opisthocomus hoazin isolate bOpiHoa1 chromosome 18, bOpiHoa1.hap1, whole genome shotgun sequence region CGTCGCTGCAGGAGCTGTTGCAGCGGGCGAAGGTGTGCAGCACCCTCCTCCTGGGGCAGACGCCCGGTTTGTCTGCGGGCAGGAACAGAGGCTGGGTCACGCCTGGGGTCTGTCCTGCCGTGGCCCCTCTCCCACCGACCCCCCCGGCCGCCCTTACCTAGCACCGGCGCGGTGCAGATGATGCTGCAGCCAAAGTGGCAGCATATCTGGCCTCTCTGGCAGTCGCTGTCTTTGGTGCACTCCGCCACGCAGATGGTTATTAAGCCaggcggcggccgcgggcagGAGCTCCTCGTGACTGGGGGAGTCCAGCAGGGTCAgagccccaccagcccctgcccactCCCACCACCCAGCCCACCCGTGAGGTGCCCACCCTCGAGTCCTGCAGGCAGGGAGCAACGGGGACCCCTGTCCCCCTACACCAGAGGGGCTTGAGCGGGGGGTTCGGGTGCAGGGGCCACCCACACTGGCCCTTGTGGGAGATGCTCGGAAGAGCCTGGACCTGGTGCACCCCGTCCACACGCCGGGATGGGGCGTGGGGGCTCCCCGAGGTGGCTGCAGTCCCCCCTCTTGGGGGGAAGGGACCCTCTCACCTCCCACGGGGAGCTGGCACTCCCGCCCGCAGCCGGTGCTGCAGCAGCGCTCGGATCCCGGGCAGTCATCGTCCGTGGAGCAGAAggtgccgcagggagtcaggggGCTCCTCCTGGGCGCGGGGCACTGGCCTTGCCGGTCtgggagggcgggagggggggtCAGGGCTGGCGGGCTGGGCCCCCCACCGCAGGCAGAGCCCCCTCGGCGGGGGTGACCCGGCCGGGAccggctctgccctgccccggctgcgggctctgccgcggtgctgccggggggcggcgggcaggggagACCCCCGCGCTGCTCCGGGGGTCCggccccgccggctgcgggcTCTGCCGCGGGCGCTCCCGGCCCCGACGGCGCggacggcggggccgggcggggatacccggggctgccgcagcccgggggccGTGACCCGCACCGGGAGGGTagcggggggcagcgggctgggctCACCGCGCAGGCGGAGCTCCTCGGCCGTCTGGCAGAGCCCGGcgggcagtagcagcagcagcagcagcgggaccAGCACCGGCTCCATGGCGatgcccgcccggccgcccgccgccgcttaAGTAGAGCCGagagccgcggcccggcccggcgcggccgctccccgccccgggggccgggctgggcgctGGCGGGGCCCGTTGGAGCCCAtcccggcacggcccggcccggcccggcccgctgcggCGGAGCAGCAGCCTCCTCTGCCGGGCGCCGGCCGCTGCGCCGGGATCGGGCCCGCAGCCGCCAGGCACCGCGGGGGGTACGGGGGGGCCGCGCGGCCCCGACCCCGGCACTGGggcggaggggagaggagggggcgacaggcagggagggggcagcagggagagaggggGCTGCAGCGAGCAGCAGGTTGGAAGggtctgcagggagggagggggcaacAAAAGGGGAGGGGGCGACAGGAAAGGAAGGGTctccagggagggagggggcagcagggGGGACATCAGGGAGGGCGGgtctgcagggagcagcaggcagggagggagggggcggcagggagggagggggcgacagggagggaaggggctgtagagagggaaggaggggtctgcagggagggagggggcgacAGGCAGGGAGGTGGCTGCAGGGAGGGGGAGGCTCTAGGGAGGGAGGGGGCGACCGGGAGGGAGagtctgcagagagcagcaggcagggaaggtctgcaggcagggagggggctgcagggaggggggggcagcacagGCCGGGGGGACCCTTCCCCACGGTGGGGCGCGGCGGCAGGACATGGCAGGCCCCACGCCGCGGTGTGCCGGCGGGGCTGGAAGGCGCCGTGGGTGGGGGCAGGAGCCCCACGGTGCGACACGCGAGGGGCACACGGCAGCTGGGGCCGAGGGGGCCGAAGCCCCCCGAGCGAGGGGCCGGCGGCACTGCCGAAGGACTGGGCAACCCCGCAGCACCGCCCCGGCACCGCAGCACGTCCCGCGTGGGGACAAAGGCGTCGCTCGGGGGGACCCCGCGCGCGGGAACCGGGGATGGGACGGCTCTCGCAGCCCCCGGGTGTCCTTCGCCAGTGGTCCCCTTGGTGGCAGACCCCGGGCTCCCGCAGCAGCAAGTGCCGCTGGCGGCTCGGAGCCGGGGCGACGCAAACCGGAATTTCCACGCGGGGAAAGACGATCGCTGAGCTGTAAAACCACCCAGGAGACTGCAGAGGTCACGTCGGCTGCAGCACGAAGACGCCCGTTCCCAGCCGGGCTGGCCTTGTGACAAACCCCGGGGCAGGGCGCGTCCCCGACACCTCCCGCCCACTGGGACCCCGGCCAAAGCCTTTCTCCCCGTCTCCAGCTCCGGCAGAGGTCAagctccttccagcagccccTCGAAAACCCGGGTGCTGCCCCTCTCCGTCCCCCTGCGCCCAGCAAGCCAGGCTGCCCCCACCCAGCCTGTGCCCGCTGCCGCCGGTGCGGCACGGTGAGCCGGGCCGGCATGGCCACAGCCCAGCAGCGACAGGCGCCGCGGTGAAGACCCCCGGCGGGGACGCGCGCAGCCCGGCCGTGCCCCCGCACCGCGTGGgatggggagcggggagcagcggtCCGGCTCAGCGGAGCCTCGGCCGCGGGGTCCCCGCCGGCGCGGAGCCCTTGGCACAGTCACCCTGCGCGCACGCGGCCGCGCCGCGCTCTCCACAACCTCCCGGCGCAGTCAACCTTGGCCCACCCCACCCCGTCCGGGCCCCCTCCCGCCGGTCCCGGTGCGTGGCGGGGTGACGGCTGCCCTGGTGCTGACGGCAGCGGAGCGCCCGGCCAACGTGACGGCACCCGGCCGCCCGCCTGCCCCGCAGAggaggggtgcggggtgcgggtgCGGGGTGCGCCCGGCCTGGCACGTCGCACAGGCTTCCCACGCCCCGCTTGCCCTGGGGCCACGCTCGCCCGCGGGGACCCGGCCAGTTGTCACCCGCGGCTCCGCTGGCAGACGCTGCAGGGTGCGGGCACCAGGCCAGCACCGGGGCAGGCAGCGCTGGGTCTCAAGGGTGGGCAAGCCCGGGGACAGACCCTCGGCTCCCGTCCCAGCACACCGCCGTGCCACGCTGCCGGGACAGCCACCGCGCCAGGGGAGCACCCTCCTGCTCAGCCCCCGGCTCCTGTCCCGTGAACCGGCCCCAGGCAGCGCTCGACTTCACCGTGCTGAGTCCCACGGCTCGGTGCGGAGCccccctgccctctgcccctCGTCTGCGGGtctgccccggcccccccagctcccacagccgtGGGAAGGACGTCCCGTCTGCACCCCCTGGGCCACTCTGggcctgccagcccccccccgtaccctctgtcccctctcccccaaaCCGGAGGGCTGCAGCCCCTTCCTCTGGGCTCCCCGCggctgcaggggtggccccgGCCGGTGTCCGCGTCCCCGTTCcccgggcagggtgctgctgggtgctgacCCCTCCAccctggctgcagcctggctgctggggctgggacgGGGCCATGGTAAATGATTTCTCAGGCAATAACATGTCGTGGGGCTGTCGCTGCCTCGGGCACAACAGCGAAGCGCAGCGAGAGTTTCGGCATGCGAAGGTTAAGTTCGCAGcggcccctccccggccccgcgcagaTATAAACCCCCGCCGACCCACGCTGGCCGTCTGGCACCCGCGGGCAGCACCATGAAGACCGCTGGCATCTTGCTCGTGGGCATCCTCGCCCTGTGCGCCCAGCTGCAGGCGGCCACCGCGGCTGCCGTGGGCACGGGTGAGTGcgggggggcacggggcagctgcGTCCCGCCGGCTCTCGGGGCACTGCGGGGCTGGCTCGGCCCGGGGGGGCTGCGTGGGACGAGCAGGTAAGAGCGATCACCCCGGCACAGAGCTGGGACTGCTGGCACCCCGCGCACCGCCACCGAGCCACGAGCAGCA contains the following coding sequences:
- the LOC142363527 gene encoding uncharacterized protein LOC142363527 → MPARLTVPHRRQRAQAGSAIVFPRVEIPVCVAPAPSRQRHLLLREPGVCHQGDHWRRTPGGCESRPIPGSRARGPPERRLCPHAGRAAVPGRCCGVAQSFGSAAGPSLGGLRPPRPQLPCAPRVSHPAAGGRAGIAMEPVLVPLLLLLLLPAGLCQTAEELRLRDRQGQCPAPRRSPLTPCGTFCSTDDDCPGSERCCSTGCGRECQLPVGVTRSSCPRPPPGLITICVAECTKDSDCQRGQICCHFGCSIICTAPVLDKPGVCPRRRVLHTFARCNSSCSDDTDCPRNEKCCFTGCGRGCLPPRRSSPVPGRDTWLRPVFSSSSMSSSDVCHLPPVSGPCSEQLQRYAYSPDTGTCQPFVYSGCEGNANNFETAEECQQVCGQPGTPEE